One window of Hypanus sabinus isolate sHypSab1 chromosome 10, sHypSab1.hap1, whole genome shotgun sequence genomic DNA carries:
- the gp1bb gene encoding platelet glycoprotein Ib beta chain, with amino-acid sequence MRWQETVLVFLSMLPVPVFQCPEMCSCFGTFVDCSGQELDISTIPKHFLGTITEIKLSNNKLSAIPNGLFDSLLHLRSVSLDNNPWACNCDILYLRSWLLKQEDRSQYKHLTCSSPAELQNRRILYLTEDEVISACNDWYCDVVLICQIALFIFIVIQAILLIFVIIYLRRFETLSEEAIRSTK; translated from the coding sequence ATGAGATGGCAAGAAACGGTCCTTGTATTTCTTTCCATGCTTCCGGTACCGGTTTTCCAGTGCCCGGAAATGTGCAGCTGCTTCGGGACGTTTGTGGACTGCAGCGGCCAGGAACTGGATATCAGCACGATTCCCAAGCACTTTCTGGGCACCATCACCGAAATCAAACTGAGCAACAACAAGCTCTCTGCCATCCCCAACGGCCTCTTCGACTCTCTGCTTCACCTCAGGTCTGTGTCGTTGGACAATAACCCATGGGCTTGCAATTGTGATATTTTATACTTGAGATCTTGGCTTCTTAAACAAGAAGATCGTTCCCAGTATAAGCATTTAACATGTTCCTCGCCAGCTGAGCTTCAGAACAGGCGGATATTGTATCTAACCGAGGATGAAGTCATCTCCGCGTGCAATGACTGGTACTGTGACGTTGTTCTGATATGTCAGATCGCACTGTTCATCTTCATCGTCATCCAAGCCATTCTTCTGATATTTGTTATTATCTATCTGAGGAGATTTGAGACTCTTTCGGAAGAAGCTATTCGATCGACAAAATAA